The following proteins come from a genomic window of Triticum aestivum cultivar Chinese Spring chromosome 6A, IWGSC CS RefSeq v2.1, whole genome shotgun sequence:
- the LOC123131530 gene encoding uncharacterized protein has protein sequence MALARRKVCGTPTPTLMALPQMIALLLLLSRLASPAHPTIELGFPVRRGPVLLSWSDGGGVVRSSTSNVLFCRGPSHAGLGHSDQVLCTGGRRRLEPKRTSQETQPWSGAACRRLTAPWLGTRQRWRGCARWRSGLEGEVARERLLEALADARMSSSAAIISAMLAGKSKCDENQRSAKPSDISQNQDGVTSSATAVGTHRLFRAQYALNKPPYTH, from the exons ATGGCATTGGCTCGGCGCAAGGTGTGCGGCACTcccacccccaccctcatggcgtTGCCTCAGATGATAG ctctcctcctcctcctgtctcGCCTGGCCAGCCCTGCCCACCCCACCATCGAGCTCGGTTTCCCTGTCCGGCGTGGCCCCGTCTTGCTCTCCtggagcgacggcggcggcgtcgtccggTCGTCCACGTCCAATGTCCTTTTCTGCCGCGGCCCTTCCCATGCCGGCCTCGGACATAGCGACCAGGTCCTTTGcactggcgggcggcggcggctcgagccCAAGAGGACATCTCAAGAGACACAACCTTGGAGCGGCGCAGCGTGTCGCAGGCTCACAGCGCCGTGGCTCGGAACACGGCAACGATGGCGTGGTTGTGCTCGGTGGCGTTCAGGCCTTGAAGGTGAGGTAGCACGCGAGCGGCTCCTCGAGGCCCTCGCCGACGCCCGGATGTCGTCGTCCGCCGCGATCATCTCCGCCATGCTCGCCGGGAA ATCTAAATGTGATGAGAACCAACGATCAGCCAAACCCTCTGACATATCACAGAACCAAGACGGCGTCACTAGCTCTGCGACGGCCGTCGGCACGCACCGTCTCTTCCGTGCACAGTACGCATTAAATAAACCGCCGTACACGCACTGA